The following are encoded together in the Ignavibacteriales bacterium genome:
- the acs gene encoding acetate--CoA ligase, which yields MSDKKLSGDVYYPTDEIVKFAHAKCEKLYESASKDFVSFWETEAKNLYWHKKWNKVLDDSNKPFFKWFTGAKTNIAYNCLDVHIKTPRRNKLALIWEGENGDVKTYSYFALHRETCKFANVLKSLGVHKGDRVTLYMGRIPELMIGMLACARIGAIHSVVYGGFSVEALHERLEDSQSKVLIVSDGAFQRGKIVELKKIADEALQRAATVESVLVVKRTGHQINMEAGRDMWYHELMNLPIANNSESLEIVDAEDPLFLLYTSGTTGKPKAILHTHGGYMVGIYSTLKYVFDIHDEDRFWCAADPGWITGHSYIVYGPLLNGATSFMYEGAPTFPYPHRWWQMIEKYGINILYTAPTAIRGLMRFGDAWPNRYNLSSLRLLGTVGEPINPEAWKWYNRVIGKEKCPIMDTWWQTETGMFMITPMPCTPLKPGSGTKPFPGLVMDIVDEGGKSVKPNEEGYLVIKTPWPAMLRTVWNDPDRYVNQYWSRFPGMYMTGDSARRDEDGYFWIIGRVDDVIKVSGYRLGTAEIESALVSHPAVAEAAAIGLPHEVKGNAIHCFVILRNGFEKSDKLCEELRQHVGHEVGPIAKPELVEIVDSLPKTRSGKIMRRVLKAKALGLDPGNLSTLED from the coding sequence ATGTCCGATAAAAAACTTTCCGGTGATGTTTATTATCCAACTGATGAAATTGTAAAGTTCGCTCATGCTAAATGTGAAAAGCTTTATGAAAGTGCATCAAAAGATTTTGTAAGCTTTTGGGAAACCGAAGCTAAAAATCTTTACTGGCATAAGAAATGGAATAAAGTATTAGATGATTCGAATAAACCTTTCTTTAAATGGTTTACAGGCGCAAAGACGAATATTGCGTACAACTGCCTTGATGTTCATATTAAAACTCCACGAAGAAATAAACTTGCATTAATATGGGAGGGGGAGAATGGCGATGTAAAAACTTATTCCTACTTTGCTCTGCATCGTGAAACCTGCAAGTTTGCTAATGTATTGAAAAGTCTTGGCGTGCATAAAGGAGACCGTGTAACACTTTATATGGGAAGAATTCCTGAATTAATGATTGGAATGTTAGCCTGCGCAAGAATTGGAGCGATACACTCTGTTGTTTATGGCGGGTTTTCTGTTGAAGCATTACACGAGAGATTAGAGGATAGTCAGTCAAAAGTTTTAATTGTATCTGATGGAGCATTTCAACGCGGTAAAATTGTCGAGCTGAAAAAAATTGCCGACGAAGCTTTGCAGCGAGCCGCAACTGTTGAAAGCGTTTTGGTTGTTAAACGCACCGGTCATCAAATAAATATGGAAGCCGGCAGGGATATGTGGTATCACGAATTAATGAATTTACCTATCGCCAATAACTCCGAAAGCCTTGAAATTGTTGATGCTGAAGACCCATTATTTCTGCTTTATACTTCAGGAACAACCGGCAAGCCTAAAGCGATACTGCACACACATGGCGGTTATATGGTAGGTATTTATTCAACATTAAAATATGTTTTTGATATTCACGATGAAGATCGGTTTTGGTGTGCCGCTGATCCTGGTTGGATTACCGGGCACAGTTACATAGTTTATGGTCCGTTGTTAAATGGAGCTACATCCTTTATGTACGAGGGTGCCCCGACTTTTCCTTACCCCCACCGATGGTGGCAGATGATTGAAAAATATGGAATAAATATTCTTTATACAGCTCCGACTGCTATACGAGGACTTATGCGATTTGGAGATGCCTGGCCAAACCGTTACAATCTTTCTTCACTCCGATTGCTTGGAACTGTCGGCGAACCAATAAATCCTGAAGCCTGGAAATGGTACAACAGGGTGATCGGAAAAGAAAAATGCCCAATTATGGATACCTGGTGGCAAACTGAAACTGGTATGTTTATGATTACACCGATGCCTTGCACCCCCCTAAAACCCGGATCGGGGACAAAACCATTCCCCGGACTTGTTATGGACATCGTTGATGAAGGGGGTAAATCTGTAAAACCAAATGAGGAAGGTTATCTTGTTATTAAAACACCCTGGCCTGCAATGCTCAGAACAGTTTGGAATGATCCTGATAGATATGTTAATCAATACTGGTCACGTTTCCCGGGAATGTATATGACCGGTGATTCTGCAAGACGCGATGAAGACGGCTACTTCTGGATTATAGGAAGGGTGGATGATGTAATAAAAGTTTCCGGTTACCGATTGGGAACAGCAGAAATTGAAAGCGCTCTCGTTAGTCATCCTGCTGTGGCTGAAGCTGCTGCTATTGGCTTACCGCATGAAGTTAAAGGAAACGCAATTCATTGTTTTGTTATTCTTCGCAATGGTTTTGAAAAGTCGGATAAACTTTGTGAAGAATTAAGGCAGCATGTCGGTCACGAAGTTGGTCCGATTGCCAAACCCGAGTTGGTTGAAATAGTTGATTCATTACCAAAAACCCGAAGCGGTAAAATCATGCGAAGAGTTCTGAAAGCCAAAGCACTTGGATTAGACCCGGGAAATTTAAGCACGCTTGAGGATTGA
- a CDS encoding peptidase, which yields MNSKNINLFLSILFLFTLGFFQSITAQQSETDLYKWLKTIPEFEVKQITGDDMFSEVYEIMVTMPVDHNNPEGQKFKQQVFLSHVDAEKPMVMYLEGYATGNWTQELTKMLDCNQLVVEHRYFGESVPEPFDWKYLTIKQAADDHHRIVELFKNYYKEKWISTGISKGGSTVIFHARFYPDDVDVCVPYVGPINFSTEDQRVYEWINSVSTPECRKKVFDFQKICLTKRDELYPIFLKNAEEKRLTYNIVGGERAYEYAVLEYSFAYWQWSDGDCSKIPDAHSSIEDIWKHLLINGGVTYFSDQDIEGIYPFFYQCYTEYGYYGYNISPFGDLIEYADGHTPFFFPLNVLPEFDPTVTQDISNWVQNEAKNFIFIYGGNDPWSSTGVCLTGKTNSVKMVLPGGSHRTRIKDFSDDDKEVIYSKLEEWLGVKLLSSD from the coding sequence TTGAATTCTAAAAATATAAACCTCTTCCTTAGTATTTTATTCTTATTTACTTTGGGATTTTTTCAAAGCATTACCGCCCAGCAAAGTGAAACCGATCTTTACAAATGGCTAAAGACAATCCCGGAATTTGAAGTTAAGCAAATAACGGGCGATGATATGTTCAGCGAAGTCTATGAAATAATGGTAACAATGCCTGTTGATCATAATAATCCTGAAGGACAAAAATTCAAACAGCAAGTTTTCCTTTCTCACGTTGATGCTGAGAAACCAATGGTGATGTACCTTGAAGGTTACGCAACAGGAAATTGGACACAGGAATTAACAAAGATGCTTGATTGTAATCAGCTTGTTGTTGAACACCGCTACTTTGGCGAATCTGTTCCTGAACCATTCGATTGGAAATATTTGACTATCAAACAGGCTGCTGATGATCATCACCGTATTGTAGAATTATTCAAGAACTACTACAAAGAAAAATGGATAAGCACTGGAATTAGCAAGGGTGGGTCAACTGTTATTTTTCACGCAAGATTTTATCCCGATGATGTAGATGTTTGCGTTCCTTATGTTGGTCCAATTAATTTTTCAACCGAAGATCAGCGCGTGTATGAATGGATAAACTCAGTATCCACTCCTGAATGCAGAAAAAAAGTATTTGATTTTCAGAAAATTTGTCTTACAAAGCGAGACGAACTTTATCCCATTTTCCTGAAGAATGCTGAAGAAAAAAGATTGACCTATAACATCGTTGGGGGCGAGCGTGCTTACGAATATGCAGTACTCGAATATTCATTCGCTTACTGGCAGTGGAGTGATGGTGATTGCTCTAAAATCCCTGATGCCCATTCTTCGATTGAAGACATCTGGAAACACCTGCTTATAAATGGAGGGGTAACTTATTTTAGTGATCAGGATATTGAAGGAATCTATCCATTCTTTTACCAATGCTACACCGAGTATGGTTATTACGGCTATAATATTTCACCATTCGGAGACTTGATTGAATATGCGGACGGGCATACTCCCTTTTTCTTTCCATTAAATGTACTACCTGAGTTTGACCCCACCGTTACGCAGGATATTTCCAACTGGGTTCAAAACGAAGCAAAAAATTTTATTTTCATTTACGGCGGCAATGATCCATGGAGTTCGACAGGAGTTTGCTTGACAGGAAAAACTAACTCCGTAAAGATGGTACTGCCCGGCGGCTCACACAGAACAAGAATAAAAGATTTTTCCGATGATGACAAGGAAGTGATCTATTCTAAGTTGGAAGAGTGGCTTGGTGTAAAGTTGCTTAGCAGCGATTAA
- a CDS encoding DUF2279 domain-containing protein, producing the protein MLYIQIVFAQDSLLYKNDESSPFYSRKNLSIAFLSGAYASTLVSGYYMWWRDGQRRFTFYSSEEGEGWLNDPYSKGIDKVGHFYTSYFFYKLSKNLLIWGGYPEDDSKLHAAIMSLGIGLVIEVGDGFSRFGFDYQDLVFNTIGLGYGYLQDVLPVLQNFNFKWSYIPTHDFHFPPNLTSTYEAHIYWLTVDVHNLFQNTFMNFYPEYLQLGIGYSVSDDYKRREYLIGLDFNLDKIFSTNNQDWKLIIDTANMLHYPAPGVKFQSGRKPDYRFFIFN; encoded by the coding sequence ATGCTGTACATTCAAATTGTCTTTGCACAAGATTCCCTGCTATATAAAAACGATGAATCAAGCCCATTCTATTCAAGAAAAAATTTATCCATTGCATTTCTTTCTGGAGCTTATGCATCTACCTTAGTATCGGGATATTATATGTGGTGGAGGGATGGTCAAAGACGGTTCACTTTCTATTCGTCAGAGGAGGGTGAAGGATGGCTAAACGACCCGTACTCGAAAGGAATTGACAAAGTCGGACATTTTTATACTTCCTATTTTTTTTATAAGCTTTCTAAAAATCTGTTGATTTGGGGCGGTTATCCGGAAGATGATTCAAAACTTCATGCTGCCATTATGAGCCTCGGTATTGGTTTGGTAATTGAAGTTGGTGATGGGTTTTCCCGTTTTGGATTTGACTATCAGGATTTAGTTTTTAATACAATTGGCTTGGGGTATGGTTATCTCCAGGACGTTTTACCCGTTCTTCAAAATTTTAATTTTAAATGGAGTTACATCCCCACCCATGATTTTCATTTCCCCCCTAATTTAACATCCACTTACGAGGCTCATATTTATTGGTTAACAGTTGATGTCCATAATTTATTTCAAAACACATTTATGAATTTCTACCCGGAATATTTACAACTTGGAATTGGTTACAGTGTTTCAGATGATTATAAGAGAAGAGAATATTTGATAGGTCTGGATTTTAATTTGGATAAAATTTTTTCAACCAATAATCAGGATTGGAAGCTTATTATTGACACAGCCAATATGCTTCATTATCCTGCCCCTGGAGTTAAATTCCAAAGCGGGAGAAAACCAGATTATAGATTCTTCATTTTTAACTAA